The following proteins are co-located in the Haloplanus sp. HW8-1 genome:
- a CDS encoding UPF0175 family protein yields the protein MGTISTRVPDELEAELEAYLEAEKLDRSTAVRKLLSEGLEAWRREQALDQLAAGTVTFSTAAELAGMSVWDFAQLAKERDITWVADDHLDADLEAL from the coding sequence ATGGGAACGATTTCGACACGCGTGCCCGACGAGTTGGAGGCCGAACTCGAGGCGTATCTCGAGGCCGAGAAGCTCGACCGGAGTACGGCCGTTCGGAAACTCCTCTCCGAGGGACTCGAAGCGTGGCGTCGCGAACAGGCCCTCGATCAACTCGCGGCAGGCACCGTCACGTTTAGCACGGCGGCTGAGCTGGCAGGGATGTCAGTCTGGGACTTTGCCCAACTCGCCAAAGAACGTGATATCACGTGGGTAGCGGACGACCATCTCGACGCTGATCTCGAGGCGCTGTGA
- a CDS encoding DUF7558 family protein, translated as MQQTLVGCAFCDAPPGTETGAAHTWGQDEWVTHPICVDCAIQTRPDPDKHDHHACDGYGLVVDALAALTRFRVEVGHLEGALQLCERCSPGGPATYWTRDLKEHLLSTPPE; from the coding sequence ATGCAGCAGACGCTCGTTGGCTGCGCGTTCTGCGACGCGCCGCCCGGCACCGAGACTGGTGCGGCCCACACCTGGGGCCAGGACGAGTGGGTCACCCACCCGATCTGCGTCGACTGTGCCATCCAGACGCGGCCAGACCCCGACAAGCACGACCACCACGCTTGCGACGGCTATGGACTCGTCGTCGATGCGCTCGCGGCACTCACGCGCTTCCGCGTGGAGGTCGGCCATCTCGAAGGGGCGTTGCAACTATGCGAGCGGTGTAGTCCAGGTGGGCCAGCGACATACTGGACGCGCGACCTCAAGGAACATCTCCTCTCGACGCCACCAGAGTGA
- a CDS encoding type II toxin-antitoxin system death-on-curing family toxin yields MTDDLAYPSVELVLDLHDQTVAEGDTTEPGVRSEDAISSALQYLSEGFFGEVPETIHDKAVHLMRLLVAEHPFVDGNKRTALRTVVVFYMMNGYRFEYGDEIRALLHRFATDEAAVDTETAVIYFRACTRRN; encoded by the coding sequence GTGACTGACGATCTCGCGTATCCCTCTGTCGAACTCGTTCTGGATCTCCACGACCAGACCGTGGCAGAAGGCGACACCACGGAACCAGGAGTTCGGTCAGAAGACGCGATTTCCTCAGCGTTGCAGTATCTCTCGGAGGGGTTCTTCGGGGAGGTTCCCGAGACGATCCATGACAAAGCTGTCCATCTGATGCGACTGCTCGTTGCGGAGCATCCATTCGTCGATGGGAACAAACGAACAGCGCTCCGAACGGTGGTCGTTTTCTATATGATGAACGGGTACCGGTTCGAGTACGGTGATGAAATCCGGGCCCTTTTGCACCGCTTCGCAACTGACGAAGCCGCGGTCGACACAGAGACTGCAGTCATCTACTTCCGGGCCTGTACTCGTCGCAACTGA
- a CDS encoding DUF7342 family protein: protein MSETDAADGPPPFEDAFASDDVEQRIYGTILQTRKPTTASTIADIADCDPKTARKYLGWFDDLGIVTHHDSHPATYERNDAYFEWRRINQLAADHSVEELQERVRELTTRITEYKATYDAASPAAVDAVAAAEGSDERTIDDVYSDLADWATAREERDRYERARQQRTGGEREQASG, encoded by the coding sequence ATGTCCGAGACAGACGCTGCCGATGGGCCGCCACCCTTCGAGGATGCGTTCGCAAGTGACGACGTCGAACAACGCATCTACGGCACCATCCTGCAGACCCGCAAGCCGACGACGGCGAGTACGATCGCCGACATCGCCGACTGTGACCCCAAGACTGCCCGGAAGTACCTTGGCTGGTTCGACGATTTGGGGATCGTCACCCACCACGATAGCCATCCAGCCACCTACGAACGGAATGACGCGTATTTTGAGTGGCGACGTATCAACCAGCTCGCAGCCGATCATTCCGTCGAAGAGCTTCAGGAACGCGTTCGTGAGCTGACGACGCGCATCACCGAGTACAAGGCGACGTACGACGCCGCGTCACCGGCCGCGGTCGACGCCGTCGCCGCCGCGGAGGGCAGCGACGAGCGGACCATCGACGACGTGTACAGTGACCTCGCCGACTGGGCGACTGCCCGCGAGGAGCGTGACCGATACGAACGCGCGCGCCAGCAACGTACGGGTGGCGAACGCGAACAGGCGTCCGGGTAG
- a CDS encoding DUF3368 domain-containing protein, with product MWIFDATPLIYLAKIDRLALVQHFEASCVLPERVYEEVVETGLEQGYPDARRIERSVDADRFDIMSVETTPLLTRLQDNSNLSDADVAVLACADAHDGVAVMDETYGRDVAAAEGITTRGTAYLVLKLASDGTLGVDDARTVIDAMIDEGWYCAPAVYAKIIQKLESLAD from the coding sequence ATGTGGATCTTCGACGCCACGCCGCTCATCTACCTCGCGAAGATCGACCGTCTCGCGCTCGTCCAGCATTTTGAAGCGTCGTGCGTACTCCCGGAGCGCGTCTACGAGGAGGTCGTCGAAACTGGTCTCGAGCAGGGATATCCGGACGCCCGTCGCATCGAGCGCAGCGTCGACGCCGACCGGTTTGATATCATGTCGGTCGAGACCACCCCACTGCTGACCCGCCTCCAGGATAATAGCAACCTCAGCGATGCCGATGTCGCTGTCCTCGCCTGCGCAGACGCCCACGATGGCGTGGCCGTGATGGATGAGACGTACGGTCGTGACGTTGCAGCGGCCGAGGGAATCACCACCCGAGGGACGGCATATCTCGTGCTGAAACTCGCTAGCGATGGGACGCTCGGTGTCGACGATGCCCGAACCGTGATTGATGCGATGATCGACGAGGGCTGGTACTGCGCCCCTGCCGTCTACGCGAAGATCATTCAGAAGCTCGAGTCACTTGCGGACTGA